In Mongoliitalea daihaiensis, one DNA window encodes the following:
- a CDS encoding PorP/SprF family type IX secretion system membrane protein has protein sequence MKKLIFLILFVTMAIEVKGQDVQFTQFYAAPVYLNPAFTGASELTRVGANFRNQWPGLDHSFVSYSAYIDHYMFDINSGVGLIFNANRESKSRLATNEIGLTYSYRLQLGNDAFLRVGGQVSHIGRDAYFGDLIFGSQLDINAGTIGTDSGELLSEDYRHNFLNYNLGFLFNSERVWFGVSGHNLTQPNISFIDDNISRLPIRLSAHGGIKVDLGEGYINNFYSNARQERAAMFAFNYKHQAPFNQLDIGTQIFIQPLVLGVWYRGFPVKYAMPNNESIAALIGITLESGLDIGYSYDFTISKLGNLQSAGAHEISIRYSFLYGDPNQRNRRSTIIPCFRF, from the coding sequence ATGAAAAAATTGATATTCTTAATCTTGTTTGTCACGATGGCTATTGAAGTCAAAGGACAAGATGTGCAGTTCACACAATTCTACGCAGCGCCGGTTTACCTGAACCCTGCATTTACTGGGGCATCCGAATTAACCCGTGTAGGAGCCAACTTTCGAAATCAATGGCCTGGGTTGGATCATTCTTTTGTATCCTATTCGGCTTATATTGACCATTATATGTTTGATATTAATTCCGGTGTTGGATTGATTTTCAATGCGAATAGAGAAAGTAAATCCCGATTGGCAACAAATGAAATTGGATTGACTTATTCCTATCGTCTGCAACTAGGGAATGACGCTTTTTTAAGGGTTGGTGGACAAGTGAGCCATATTGGTAGAGATGCCTATTTTGGTGATTTGATTTTCGGAAGTCAGCTGGATATCAATGCAGGCACTATCGGTACAGACAGTGGAGAATTACTCAGTGAAGATTATCGTCATAATTTCTTAAATTATAACCTTGGCTTCTTGTTTAACTCAGAGAGAGTTTGGTTTGGCGTTTCGGGTCACAACCTTACCCAACCCAACATCTCATTCATTGATGACAACATCAGCAGGCTTCCCATCCGACTATCTGCTCATGGAGGGATAAAAGTCGATTTAGGAGAAGGCTATATCAATAACTTTTACAGTAATGCACGTCAAGAAAGAGCCGCAATGTTTGCCTTCAACTATAAGCATCAAGCTCCTTTCAATCAATTGGATATCGGTACACAGATTTTCATTCAGCCCTTGGTGTTGGGTGTGTGGTACAGAGGTTTCCCTGTAAAATACGCCATGCCCAATAATGAATCCATTGCTGCATTGATAGGTATCACACTTGAAAGCGGTTTGGATATAGGTTATAGCTATGATTTCACCATTTCGAAATTGGGTAACCTGCAATCTGCCGGTGCGCACGAGATATCGATTCGGTATTCATTTCTCTATGGTGACCCTAATCAACGAAACAGACGAAGTACCATTATTCCTTGTTTTAGGTTTTGA